From a single Sphingobium sp. genomic region:
- a CDS encoding lysophospholipid acyltransferase family protein, which produces MALQTRTPSLISRAVKALLMWFFRRQGWTVQGVVPEPRRFVIIAAPHTSNWDFLYYLGLTQTLGIQPHFMAKKSLFRWPITNFLLDIGGVPVDRSKGGNYVQAMIDEFDRRKEFMLTIAPEGTRGSVKQWKTGFYHIAMAAKVPMVVGMMDYGTKTGGLGPLIWPTGDYDADMAKVAAIYSSVTPKHPEKQMASITGVKDA; this is translated from the coding sequence ATGGCGTTGCAAACGCGCACACCGAGCTTGATCTCGCGCGCCGTAAAGGCGTTGCTGATGTGGTTTTTCCGGCGTCAGGGCTGGACCGTACAGGGCGTGGTTCCCGAACCGCGCCGCTTTGTCATTATAGCGGCGCCGCATACGTCCAACTGGGATTTTCTCTATTATCTCGGCCTGACACAAACTCTGGGTATCCAGCCGCATTTCATGGCGAAAAAATCGCTGTTCCGCTGGCCGATCACCAACTTTCTGCTCGATATCGGCGGCGTACCGGTCGACCGTTCCAAGGGTGGCAATTATGTGCAGGCGATGATCGATGAATTTGATCGTCGGAAAGAGTTCATGCTGACAATCGCGCCAGAAGGTACGCGCGGGTCGGTCAAGCAATGGAAAACGGGGTTTTACCATATTGCAATGGCTGCCAAGGTGCCCATGGTAGTGGGCATGATGGATTATGGCACCAAAACCGGCGGGCTGGGCCCATTGATCTGGCCGACCGGCGATTATGATGCCGACATGGCGAAGGTCGCCGCAATCTATTCGAGCGTGACGCCGAAGCATCCGGAAAAGCAGATGGCGAGCA